TCATCTCTACGCGGAAAAGCAGCCCCAAAGCAAAAGGTAGTTTTAAAAGAACAGATTGATGGGCTTATGAATGGAATTCGGCTTTCCTGTATGGATAAATTTCTCCCGATTTTGTATCCGCAGAAAGCAACGCTGCTTTCTTATCTGCCGGAGGATGGATTTCTCTTTTTAAGCGAACCGGCGCGGCAAAAGGAGCGTCTGCGCGCGCTTACCACACAGTGGGGAGAAGATTTGAAAGCATATCTCGCAGAAGGAACGCTCTGCCGTACCCTTGACTCATTTTCTATTTCCTATGAAGATTTGCTTTCTAAAGCAGAGAACAGCAGTTCCGTATTCTTGGATGTTTTTGCTCATGGCAGCTATGATGTACCGCTTCGCGTCCTTTTAAATTTTACAGCGCGACAGTTAGCAGCTTGGGGCGGCTCTATGGAGCTTTTGCAGGAGGACCTTTCGGCGATGCTTCATCAAGGAGAGGCTTGTATAGTCCTAGCGGGTACTGAGCGCAGTGCAAAAACAGTTGCTTCTGATTTGGCAGCACTTAACATGCCGGCTTATTATTCCGAACAACCAACAGAAGTTCAAAAAAATATGATTGCGGTGATGCCGGGAACTCTTTCTGCAGGCATGGAATGGCCTGGGATCGCATTGGGAATCATTACCCACGGAAAACTGATGCAGGGAAATCATCAGCGTGTAAACAGCAAAAAAGATCCGAATAGGCAGGCAATCAGTTCCCTTTCAGAGCTTTCCGTCGGGGATTACGTGGTACACGATATCCACGGAATCGGCGTCTTTGATGGAATCCATAAAATTGATACACACGGAATTGTCAAAGATTATATCAAGATTCGCTATGCTAAAAATGATATTCTCTATGTGCCTGTTACACAGCTCGATTTGGTGAGCCGGTATATCGGGCCCAGAGAGGATTCTACGGTAAAGCTCAGCCGTCTAGGCGGCAGTGATTGGCAAAAAGCCAAGACGCGAGTGCGCAGTGCTGTAAAAGATATGGCGAAAGAGCTGATCAAGCTTTATGCTGCGAGAATGCAGGCCAAAGGGCATGCTTTTTCCAAAGATACCGACTGGCAGCGGGATTTTGAATCCCATTTTGAATTTGATGAGACGCAGGATCAACTGCGCTGTATTGAAGAAATCAAAGAGGATATGGAACGTCCTGTGCCAATGGATCGACTGCTTTGCGGAGATGTTGGATTTGGAAAGACCGAAGTGGCACTGCGCGCAGCGTTCAAATGTGTTACAGATGGGAAGCAATGTGCCCTTTTGGTGCCGACTACAATTCTTGCTTGGCAGCATTATCAGACGGTGACGAGGCGAATGGAAGGGTTCCCTGTCACGATCGAACTGCTGTCGCGCTTTCGTACGCCGAAGCAGCAGGAAGAAATTTTACAGAAATTGAAGCGCGGGGAAGTTGACCTGATTATTGGAACGCACAGATTGATCAGTAAGGATGTAAAATTCCGGGATTTAGGGCTGGTCATTATTGATGAGGAACAGCGATTTGGTGTCGCACAGAAGGAAAAATTAAAAAAGCTTTGTAATAATGTCGATGTGCTGACCCTTTCGGCAACGCCGATTCCCCGTACGCTTAATATGGCGATGTCTGGAATACGGGATATGAGCGTAATCGAAGAAGCGCCTCATGACCGTCATCCGGTACAGACCTATGTATTGGAATATGATGCGGGAGTTCTCGGGGAAGCAGTGCGTCGGGAGCTTCGCCGCGGCGGACAGGTTTATTGGCTGCATAATGACGTAGCTTCGATCACTCGGGTGGCCGCTTCTTTAAAGCAGCGGATTCCCGAAGCTAGGATTGGGATCGGGCACGGAAAAATGAGTGAGCAGGAGCTTTCAGAGCAATGGCGTCAACTAATTGATCATGAGATCGATGTACTTGTCTGCACAACCATTATTGAGACCGGTGTAGATGTGCCGAATGTCAATACCCTGATTATTGATAATGCAGATCGAATGGGGCTTTCACAGCTGCATCAGATTCGCGGCAGAGTCGGCAGATCAAATAGGCGCGCCTATGCTTATCTGACCTTCCGGAAAAATAAAGTTCTCTCAGAGATTGCGCAGAAACGACTTTCGGCTATTCGGGAATTTACGGAATTTGGTTCCGGCTTTAAAATTGCCATGCGGGATCTGGAAATTCGTGGAGCGGGCTCTATCCTTGGCGGAGAACAGCATGGGCACATGGAAGCGGTAGGCTATGATATGTATTTAAAATTGCTTTCGGATGCAATCGCGGCGGAAAAAGGAGAAGTACCTCAAACAGACGAAGAGTGTGTAGTTGACTTGCAGGTGGAGGCACATATCCCGGAAAGCTATATCGAAAGTCTTTCCGGCAGATTGGAAATGTACCGCCGCATTGCAGATATCCGCAGCGAAGAGGACGCAATGGATGTGACGGACGAGTTGATCGACCGTTACGGGGATGCGCCAAAGAGTGTCGGTGGATTGATACAAGTGGCACTTTTGCGCAATCAAGCAGGAAAAATGGGATTTTCCGAGATTAAACAGCAAAATGGCGGCTTGTATTTTTACAGCAAAACGCTCGATATGAAATGGATCGGAGAAATCTCTGATCTCTTTAAGGGAAGAGTGCTGGTCGGTGCCGGCGAAAAGCCGTATGTCAGCTTGAAATTGCAGCCCGGAGACGAAATTCTGGTGGCCCTTAAAAAAGCCCTTTTGGTAGAGAAAAAAACAAAAAATTGAAATTTATGCAGACTAGACGGAGGGAACGATCCGTGATACAATAAAATCATCCGTAGGCAGTGAAAATCTGATTTTTCTGCAAATCTTTTTGTAAGGATTATTTCTTGCAAAGGAGTAGGATTTTTGGGAAAGGAGAGCCTTCTCATGAGCAAAAACAGTGTCCGGTTAAATATTTGCGGAATTGAATGTGTGGTCGGAGCGATGGACAGCGAAACCTATGTAAAAGGAATCGCAAAGGAAGTTGCCGATACGATTGAACATCTTTCGCAAGAGAATGAACACGCTTCCGCAACGGTAACCGCTACGGTGGCGGCGCTTTCGTACTGTGATGACTATAAAAAAGCTGCGGCTGATGCAGAAAAGCTGCGCGCTCAGATTAAGGACTATCTGGCAGATACTTCCCGTGCCCGCCTAGAAGCGGAAGAAGCTCAAAAAGAGATTGGACGGCTGAAAAAAGAGGTCGCATCTCTGCGCGCCCGTTTAGGTGAAAAACCGGTTGACCAGCCTGCTCCTCGAGCCAATGCACCGATTCAGCGAACCGGGGCTTATACAAAGACAAACGAAGAGATACCGGAGCAGGAAGGCTTTGTAAACCTGTTCCAAAAAACAGGCTCTAAAAGGAGTAAAGAGGACAAGCATGATAAAACCTGAGGTTCTTGCACCCGCCGGAAAAATGGAAACCCTGATTGCTGCGGTACGAGGCGGTGCCGATGCGGTATATCTTGGTGCGCAGAGCTTTTCTGCGCGGGCAGGCGCCCAAAATTTTACAAAAGATGAACTCTCAGAAGCGGTTAAACTTTGTCATCAGCGGGGAGTACGAGTTCATTTAACCGTCAATACATTGCTACATGAAGAAGAATTGCCGCAGGCGCTGGAACTTGTAGAGTTTGCTTGCTCTTTGCCGGTAGATGCCGTTTTGGTGCAGGATTTAGGGCTTTTTTATCTTCTTAGAAAATGCTGCCCAAATTTGCCGCTTCATGCGAGTACGCAGATGAGTATTCATACTCCCGCAGGAGTTCGATTCTGTAAAAAGATTGGATTTGAGCGGGTGGTTCTTTCGAGAGAAATGAGTCTTTCGGAAATTGCCGCCTGTAAAAAAGAAAATCCGCAGATCGATCTGGAGGCGTTTGTGCATGGTGCTCTGTGCATGAGTGTTTCCGGACAGTGCTATTTTAGTGCCATGCTTGGTTCCCGCAGCGGAAATCGAGGCCAGTGCGCACAAACCTGCCGGCTGCCGTTTTCTGCACCGGGTGGAACCGGACATGATCTGAGCTTAAAAGATCTTTCCATGATTTCGCGGGTCTCTGATTTAACAAAAGCCGGCGTGATGAGCCTTAAAATAGAAGGACGAATGAAGCGCCCTGAATATGTTGCGGCCTCTTCCCGTGCCTGCCGATTTGCAGCAGACGGAGAGAAAATTCCGCAGGAGCTCCAAACTGATTTAGAGCAGGTCTTTTCGAGAAGCGGTTTTACAACCGGATTCCCGGATGGCAGGCGTGATCGTTCCATGTTTGGGACAAGGCAACCGGAAGATTCCCAAAAAGCGAAGGCGGTTTTTCCAAAACTGCATGAGCTTTATAAAGGGGAATATCCGCGGGTGCCGGTTTCTTTTTTTCTAAAGATCAAGAAGAACGTTCCGGTGATCCTTTTAGCAGAGGATGAAAATGGGCATCGGGCAAAAGTAGACGGCCCTATCCCGGAAGATGCAAAAATAAGAGCAATTTCGGAAGAACGCTGCAAAGAGCAGCTTTGTAAAACCGGTGGTTCTCCCTTCTTTGTTAAAAAGATTTCTACCGAAATTGAAGAGGGTCTTTCGGTCCCAATGAAAGAGCTCAATGCTTTGCGGCGCCAAACCCTTGAAATTTTACTTGATGAGAGAGCGGATTTTCCTAAAATTCCGTTTGAATATAGATTCCCTCAAAAAATGCCCCATCACGCAGAAAAGGCTTCTTTTCGGGCACATTTTCCGACCGGAGAAGTTCCGCAGGAAGCAGATTGCTGTGAATTGATCTATGTTCCGTGCGGTGTACCGCAGGAGACCCTTATCGCTCTGCAAAAGCGGGGCTTTCGAGTGGGGATTGAGCTTCCGCGGGGAATGTTTGGAATCGAAGAACAGCTGAGAAAAGAATTGCAGGAAGCAAAAAAAATCGGAATTCTAGATGTCTTTGCGGGAACACTCAATGCAGTGGCGTTGTCGCAGGAAGAAGGAATGAGGATTCACGGCGGATATTCACTGAATGTTTTTAATACACAAGCACTCAACTTTTTGAAAGAAGAGGAACTTTGTGATACGGAATTGAGCTTTGAACTTTCTTTGCAGCAGGCATGCAGCTTAGGAGGACAACTTCCCCGAGGAACGATGGTTTATGGACGGCAGGCATTGATGCTGACTCGGTGCTGTCCAATCGCAAACGGCGGCTGTCCGGGAAGGAAAAATCCATGGGGCGGCTGCGGGGACCCGCGGACACTTATTGACCGTAAAGAAATTGAGTTTCCTGTTAGCTGTGTAGGAGCGTGCAGCGAAGTTTATAATTCGGTTCCGCTTTCGCTTCTTGGCAGACAAAGAGAACTTTCCAATTTGGATTTTGTTTCTGTACGTTTTACGACGGAGACTATAGAGGAAGAATGTAACATTTTGGCGCATTTAAAAGAGGATAAGCCGATTTTAGGTGCGCTGACCCGTGGACTA
This genomic window from Caproicibacterium sp. BJN0003 contains:
- the mfd gene encoding transcription-repair coupling factor, translating into MKLLTNAFQNLPEYTALITALREKRTPIACTGLTGIHKAALISALCEQSEKPAIVVCGDESEGNRLQSDLESLGIETLFYPARDFTFLSGTASHEYEHQRIGVLSRFLEGSCKVLVCSIEGALQLTLPPEVLKNHTKKFCSGEDVSPESLESLLLSCGYERAEQVDGSGQFSRRGGILDLYPPESVSPLRIEFWGDQIDTISHFDAVTQRRTDSVEEVTIVPAVEALTDHPKIFAKTLQKLMSSLRGKAAPKQKVVLKEQIDGLMNGIRLSCMDKFLPILYPQKATLLSYLPEDGFLFLSEPARQKERLRALTTQWGEDLKAYLAEGTLCRTLDSFSISYEDLLSKAENSSSVFLDVFAHGSYDVPLRVLLNFTARQLAAWGGSMELLQEDLSAMLHQGEACIVLAGTERSAKTVASDLAALNMPAYYSEQPTEVQKNMIAVMPGTLSAGMEWPGIALGIITHGKLMQGNHQRVNSKKDPNRQAISSLSELSVGDYVVHDIHGIGVFDGIHKIDTHGIVKDYIKIRYAKNDILYVPVTQLDLVSRYIGPREDSTVKLSRLGGSDWQKAKTRVRSAVKDMAKELIKLYAARMQAKGHAFSKDTDWQRDFESHFEFDETQDQLRCIEEIKEDMERPVPMDRLLCGDVGFGKTEVALRAAFKCVTDGKQCALLVPTTILAWQHYQTVTRRMEGFPVTIELLSRFRTPKQQEEILQKLKRGEVDLIIGTHRLISKDVKFRDLGLVIIDEEQRFGVAQKEKLKKLCNNVDVLTLSATPIPRTLNMAMSGIRDMSVIEEAPHDRHPVQTYVLEYDAGVLGEAVRRELRRGGQVYWLHNDVASITRVAASLKQRIPEARIGIGHGKMSEQELSEQWRQLIDHEIDVLVCTTIIETGVDVPNVNTLIIDNADRMGLSQLHQIRGRVGRSNRRAYAYLTFRKNKVLSEIAQKRLSAIREFTEFGSGFKIAMRDLEIRGAGSILGGEQHGHMEAVGYDMYLKLLSDAIAAEKGEVPQTDEECVVDLQVEAHIPESYIESLSGRLEMYRRIADIRSEEDAMDVTDELIDRYGDAPKSVGGLIQVALLRNQAGKMGFSEIKQQNGGLYFYSKTLDMKWIGEISDLFKGRVLVGAGEKPYVSLKLQPGDEILVALKKALLVEKKTKN
- a CDS encoding cell division protein ZapA yields the protein MSKNSVRLNICGIECVVGAMDSETYVKGIAKEVADTIEHLSQENEHASATVTATVAALSYCDDYKKAAADAEKLRAQIKDYLADTSRARLEAEEAQKEIGRLKKEVASLRARLGEKPVDQPAPRANAPIQRTGAYTKTNEEIPEQEGFVNLFQKTGSKRSKEDKHDKT
- a CDS encoding peptidase U32 family protein; this encodes MIKPEVLAPAGKMETLIAAVRGGADAVYLGAQSFSARAGAQNFTKDELSEAVKLCHQRGVRVHLTVNTLLHEEELPQALELVEFACSLPVDAVLVQDLGLFYLLRKCCPNLPLHASTQMSIHTPAGVRFCKKIGFERVVLSREMSLSEIAACKKENPQIDLEAFVHGALCMSVSGQCYFSAMLGSRSGNRGQCAQTCRLPFSAPGGTGHDLSLKDLSMISRVSDLTKAGVMSLKIEGRMKRPEYVAASSRACRFAADGEKIPQELQTDLEQVFSRSGFTTGFPDGRRDRSMFGTRQPEDSQKAKAVFPKLHELYKGEYPRVPVSFFLKIKKNVPVILLAEDENGHRAKVDGPIPEDAKIRAISEERCKEQLCKTGGSPFFVKKISTEIEEGLSVPMKELNALRRQTLEILLDERADFPKIPFEYRFPQKMPHHAEKASFRAHFPTGEVPQEADCCELIYVPCGVPQETLIALQKRGFRVGIELPRGMFGIEEQLRKELQEAKKIGILDVFAGTLNAVALSQEEGMRIHGGYSLNVFNTQALNFLKEEELCDTELSFELSLQQACSLGGQLPRGTMVYGRQALMLTRCCPIANGGCPGRKNPWGGCGDPRTLIDRKEIEFPVSCVGACSEVYNSVPLSLLGRQRELSNLDFVSVRFTTETIEEECNILAHLKEDKPILGALTRGLSYRGVL